The Lycium barbarum isolate Lr01 chromosome 10, ASM1917538v2, whole genome shotgun sequence genome includes a region encoding these proteins:
- the LOC132614713 gene encoding LOW QUALITY PROTEIN: UDP-glucosyltransferase 29-like (The sequence of the model RefSeq protein was modified relative to this genomic sequence to represent the inferred CDS: deleted 1 base in 1 codon) gives MESKKNTFSVLMIPWLAHGHINPFLELAKKLANRNIHIYMCSTPVNLSSIKKRVTEKYSQSIELVEFHLPSLPDLPPHYHTTNGLPSHLISTLKKAFDVSTPNFSKKLQTLNPDLVIYDFNLPWAAECSSSMNIPAVQFLTFSAAVIAFGIHMYDKPGEMFPFPEIYLREYEMLSLKKVLKEVPGGKFPFDQGLRRSQDIILMKTCRDFEGKYMDYLSSLVSKKTVPVGTLVQESIYHEEITQWLDKKEECTTVFVSFGSEYFLSKEEIHAVAQGLELSKVNFIWVIRSPQGEKISSIQDTLPEGFLERVGERGKVMEGWAPQATILQHTSIGGFVSHCGWSSVTESMKFGVPIIGMPIHLDQPKNARLVGYIGMGVEAVRDDSGKLKSEEIAKAMRKVVVEKSGEAVRKKAKELSETMNAKGDDEIDGVVEELVALCSSK, from the exons ATGGAGTCCAAAAAAAACACCTTTAGCGTACTCATGATACCATGGTTAGCCCATGGTCACATAAATCCATTCCTAGAGCTAGCCAAGAAGCTTGCAAACAGAAACATACACATTTACATGTGTTCCACTCCGGTAAATCTAAGCTCCATCAAGAAAAGAGTCACAGAGAAGTATTCTCAGTCAATAGAATTAGTTGAGTTTCATCTTCCATCTTTGCCAGATCTTCCTCCTCATTACCACACGACTAACGGCCTTCCATCCCATCTCATCTCCACCCTCAAAAAAGCTTTTGATGTGAGCACTCCAAACTTCTCTAAGAAATTACAAACTCTAAATCCAGACTTGGTCATTTATGACTTCAATCTGCCATGGGCTGCTGAGTGTTCTTCCTCTATGAACATTCCTGCTGTGCAGTTCCTCACTTTTAGCGCAGCCGTGATTGCTTTCGGCATCCACATGTATGATAAGCCAGGAGAAATGTTCCCATTTCCTGAAATTTACCTGCGTGAATACGAAATGCTTTCATTGAAGAAAGTTCTTAAGGAAGTACCAGGTGGGAAGTTC CCATTCGATCAGGGTCTTAGGCGATCACAGGACATTATTCTGATGAAAACCTGCAGAGATTTTGAAGGGAAATATATGGATTATCTTTCAAGTTTGGTCTCCAAGAAAACAGTCCCAGTTGGTACACTAGTTCAGGAATCCATTTACCATGAGGAAATCACACAATGGCTTGACAAGAAAGAAGAATGTACAACTGTGTTTGTTTCATTTGGGAGTGAGTATTTTCTATCCAAGGAGGAAATACATGCAGTAGCTCAAGGGCTAGAACTTAGCAAAGTGAACTTCATTTGGGTCATTAGGTCTCCACAAGGGGAAAAAATTAGTAGTATTCAAGATACATTACCAGAAGGGTTTCTTGAAAGAGTAGGAGAAAGAGGAAAGGTTATGGAAGGATGGGCTCCTCAAGCAACAATTCTTCAACACACAAGCATTGGTGGCTTTGTGAGTCACTGTGGATGGAGTTCTGTCACGGAAAGTATGAAGTTTGGTGTGCCCATAATTGGCATGCCCATACACCTGGATCAACCTAAGAATGCTAGGCTTGTGGGATATATAGGGATGGGAGTCGAAGCAGTGAGGGACGATAGTGGGAAGTTAAAGAGTGAAGAGATTGCAAAGGCGATGAGGAAGGTGGTAGTCGAGAAAAGCGGGGAGGCTGTAAGAAAGAAAGCTAAGGAACTGAGTGAGACGATGAATGCAAAAGGGGATGATGAGATAGATGGCGTGGTGGAAGAGCTGGTGGCACTTTGCAGCAGCAAATGA